TTTGTAGGAGTTTGCAAAGAGAACAAAGGGAAGAATAGCATGAAGATCATGAGTTTAAAGATTTTTCTCCGAGTACAAAGGAAGAGGATGCGGGGAGAAGAGAACGAAGCCGACGACAAATTGGAAAACATACCATCAACAAATTACTCAGCAAACAATGGTGAGAGGGTGACGGAGATGGGCGATGACATCAAGAGAAGAGGTGATTCAAAACACTTGGAACGTGAGGGGTCTAGGGCTTACAAACGTGGTCATACAGATCAATAATCCAGTGTGatggactattttttttttaacttaatatggAATATGTGCTATGTCAAAATCTCATTGGTGTTTGTTACTGGCTTAATACCAACCCGACAGCCCCAAATTGgaactatatataatttgaaaccTCAACTGTATTCTAAGTTTTCATCACAAACTTTGAGTACAtttataaaatgagaaattggtttaaaatactaattttttaaagaagaaatcattTTAAACACcaaattttgacattttttcaAATAGCGTTACTCTTCATATTAattgttatataaatataaatacatatatatatatatatatatatatatgtgtgtgtgtgagtgtgaTTTACTCAAGTTGGACCACACGCTATCAAGTCTACAAGACCATGCCCATATCTTTTCAACTGCATAATTTTTATGACTTTTTGATACACAATTAAACACCGAATGCTATTGCATTTATGGTTAGATAAAAAGGAGAGATCCGCAAATGCAACAAAAGATCTGGTTGGATTCAATCTGATAGAAAAATGACAAGAActgattcataaaaataatgaaacagATGTCATGTTCggctaaaaaagaaaacatagatTAGGAGGGAAGGGCAGTGTTTATCATGTTTGCACGCATGTAAGGCCGGTTTGGTCGGTCATGTATATACTTTGAGACCATAAAGGCCGAACAGATTTCTCATATTTGGTGAATGACCAATCCATCCTCCTTTTTGTctcaaatttataaactgagacaaaaatatttcattgtatctcgtaaaaaataaatttataagtcaatgtaatttaatataatatattaaatttatgttataataaaaaaattataattgtatatattaaattaaattatgtcaatatataaatttatttttataaaaattctttaCTAAATAAAAATCGAGAGTGGGAGATTTTCAAGTCTTATGGCATGACTGATGAGAacgaaaagaaagcaaaaagcCCAACATTTTCTGAATTAGTGGTTTGTGGCGATCATTGCCACCTTGCTATTCGTTTACATCCTTTTCTACTCTCATCATGTGAGCATGTTTTGTTGATTTCAGCACCATCGAACTTAATAttgttttgcttgctgttgGATTAAAATGTCCAGCAAATGACTCCCAAAAAGAGGCATAGGCACCCAATAAAAAAAGTGCCATTACTCCCTACAAAattcgagttttttttttttcttttttctttttttttaagttcgATTTTTGGCTAATATCGTAGTTTTAGGACCAAACTAAAGGCAAAAGTTTCGAGGTACAAAAGCGGCAGCGTTCGGACCAAATGGTAAAGGGCCACACGTGCTGTCCCACAGCGCACCTAAAGGTAGACACCTACTCCTTCGACTTAGATACCAAGAATCTCTCTCCTCTATCAACAGATTTCTTTCCTCCCCTTCCGCCATTGATGATCCTCAATCATCTTCGTCATCAGCTTCTCCTGCAACTCTATCTTTGTTagtttttaagaaaacaaagaaaagcatTTTGCTGAAAAAAGCGAAAGTTCTCCCCAACTTTCTCAGGCGAGCGGCCTCTCTCATCCCTTATCTATCTTCTGTTCCTAACTcgtctttttatatttatcatgtTTGAAGAATGATCAAGATTCAATACAGGCTTTGTCACTGTGTTTTCTATGTTCTTTATCGCTTTCGTgaatagaaaaacaaataagatTAGATTGTTTGTGTTGTGATTCTCGTTCGATTCTTTTGGTGAAGACTGTAAACCTCTGATCTTTGATGCTGATCATGAATCTTCGGTCCGAGACCCAGTTTATGGTCAACTGGATCTGTTGACCTGGGCCGGACCTACTGTACATGCCCGtcccttttttgttcttttattggGCTGGGCCACATCAGTGGCCCATTTGCCCGTttgctctctttttcttcttggaCTGGGCCAAATCCTACGGCCCGAGCCCAAACCCATTACACATTTACTTGAAAACCTTAGTATCATATATCTTCTTCCTTAGATTGCTGTTTTTGCAACGCCGCATCACTTGCAGCAGcagtttacaaaaaaaaaattttgcccACAACGGTGGACGTTGCCAGCGAGGAGAAGACGGCACGGTGTCCCAGCCTCCTCTCTCTGCCAAGGTCCACCTCCATTCAAccctttcttctctcttttttttttttttaattaaacacAGATCCACCCAGGCAGTGGGCTTTGGAGCCCTATGCCGCCGTTACAGAGACGCCGGCGAGGAGGTTATCAGCCTCCTCGCGGCACcgacctcccccccccccctttttatttattaattagctCTTATTCACCATCGTAACACAGTATACAACTTTTCTTATATACcttcaacttttctttttcacCATCGTAACACTGTATACAACTTTTCTTATATAccttcaactttttcttttcaccaTCGTAACACAGTATACAAATATGAGagcaaaaaatgaaagaagcTGTTTTACCGTGTTTTTGGGTAGATGGCTTTTCGAGGTCGGGGGCGGGGGCGAGGATATGGAGGCGCCGGTGGCTATGGATTTGCCAAACAAGAGCCATTTGAGCTTTTCCCTGTACGGTTGTCTCcctgtttttggtttttcatgcTTGTTCTTTTATTGATTGAAGTCCCGGTTGTGTTTGGTGCTGGTTGTTTGACAACGGTGGATTAGTAATTCTCTAATTGGACTTCCAATGAAGGTGGATTAGCAGGAAACATTGATGATTGATATTGATGTTGAACAAGTTTGGAACAGTATACGTTAGGTTCCGAATTTAATACATTGCgttaatctttttttatttttattttttattttttttttaaatgaacttCTCATTGATAATAAAAGATCAATTACAGAGTTTTTCAAACAAGACATTAACTGagataataattatatgtatatatatatatagcttattCCTGCTTAGCCTTGTAAGTGACAACTAGGTACAATCTTGGGgccattgtttttatttttaatggaacgggataaaaaaaaaaaaaaaaaaaatattgtggtcatttaattaaaatatttgcatttttctgcatggaagctgaattgttaatCGTGTGAAAGATTTAAAACCTGAACTTAGACCAATATTTTCCATTTCATTAGCTGTTTTGGTTTTAGACTTACCACTCATTGTTTTGCATGTGAAAGTTTTCTCGATGCATTTGTAGGATATTGAATTGCCTAACATCAAAAGCGTGCATAAGGAAGAAACCCTAGTTAGGGAGAGTGTAAAGTTGCAAAATTTTTGGAAGGCCTCTGCTTATTATCTTGATGAGACTGTTTCTAAAAGTAAGCATATTTGATTTTGTGTTGGAATGGCAGCTTGCCTATAAGCCAATATATAGCTAGCTCTAGATTTTCACTAGATTATATCActgtaattttttcaattctgGGATTTCTGGTGTCAGATAGCCGAAGCACAGAGATAGAGAGATATTCTGACATGAAAAAACCAAGGAGTACAATAACTCGTGAttctctttcacaaattttagaGCTTAAAAGATTTCCTCAAGAACTTATTGGAGGTGTGTAATCTAAGCAATGAATTAAAAATGGGTGGTGGTCTTCTAATACTATATGCATTAATCTGCCTTGTAGTTTTGTCTTACGTATTTCATGATGCCTCAATAGACCTTTCTCATGGCACAATGAAATTCCCAGGTTCAAAGGGGCAACGGCCAAGTCAGAAAAAAGTTAGATGGAATCCAGAGTCAGGTTTGATGAGATAAAAtgcctttctctttttgtttgcttTAGTATTTTTGGGATGTATGCCttctaattttcatatttttgcaaGTCTAATGTGCCcaatatgagtaatgctacatacagtcacttttgtgtactTCCTACGCGCACTGCTGATGTCATTTGCtgcatcaattttcttttaatatacaaccaatcacatcaatgaaGTGCGCAAAAGAGTACGCAAAAATTactgcatatagaatttttgtttcgATTTCTTTTGTCAATAAGAAATCTTTGAATTTCAGTTTATTGAATGGAAAAGGCAAACAGCTACAATTTCCAACTTCACATTGACACATTGTTTATGAtaatttctttagttttttgaGATTTTGGTTACTCatgtttttggtatttttttatgtattatgtTTTTAGCTAAATGCGTATGACTAGTTCTGATATTCTCAACttggtaaaatgaaaatttgagtGCACCaactttaatatatttatatatttttggaaAGCATCATAACCTTTTATGGTGAGATGAAATTTCTCTATATCATTGATCTATATTTCTTTGTAGATAGTTGTGTCCTACCAAAGTATGTTTCTTTGGATGTTATGTTAAATGGAGTGAAATCTTTTCTCTGGC
The genomic region above belongs to Carya illinoinensis cultivar Pawnee chromosome 4, C.illinoinensisPawnee_v1, whole genome shotgun sequence and contains:
- the LOC122307104 gene encoding DNA-directed RNA polymerase III subunit RPC7-like isoform X1; its protein translation is MAFRGRGRGRGYGGAGGYGFAKQEPFELFPDIELPNIKSVHKEETLVRESVKLQNFWKASAYYLDETVSKNSRSTEIERYSDMKKPRSTITRDSLSQILELKRFPQELIGGSKGQRPSQKKVRWNPESELQKLDYLEKLEQRAQGQENKDEKEKKEGENEDEDENDGEEDIEEEPSDDDYFQNVEFDDDDDDFNDVDDGGEDEGTF
- the LOC122307104 gene encoding prothymosin alpha-A-like isoform X2; the protein is MAFRGRGRGRGYGGAGGYGFAKQEPFELFPDIELPNIKSVHKEETLVRESVKLQNFWKASAYYLDETVSKSSKGQRPSQKKVRWNPESELQKLDYLEKLEQRAQGQENKDEKEKKEGENEDEDENDGEEDIEEEPSDDDYFQNVEFDDDDDDFNDVDDGGEDEGTF